A single genomic interval of Deltaproteobacteria bacterium harbors:
- a CDS encoding aldehyde ferredoxin oxidoreductase family protein, producing MGYGFWGILLDVDLKTGQIEERQVPEEDYRRYLGGSGLAAKILFEELDPRVDPLAPENTLAFMAGLVTGTVVPCACRTVICARSPLTGIWNESAAGGYWGANLRFSGYDGIIIRNWSEKPVYLWVSDQGVELRDATHLWGMDTFETDEALRRETHPRARVAAIGPAGERMVRFASVTYEGRMSRASGRAGMGAIMGSKNLKAVVAYGKKRVDLKDKDGLHRLLREDVPILKKGAAGLTAYGTPGGVEAVEFTGDLPIKNWQLGTYKEGANKTAGQTNLPRYLDSHHTCHACPIRCAKTVRITEGPYAGISGHQPEYETIAGFGANCLNDNWEVIAAANDKCNRYGLDTISTSAAVAFTMEAYEHGIITKEETDGVEATWGSAEAILKVVDLIAERRALGDLLAQGTRRAAQKLGGLAPEFLAQAKGLEIAFHDPRGFTSMAVNYATANRGGCHLEGLTYFIGRGVPLADMGYTEPPPAHVTEGKAKLCYDLQNYMAIFNPLGLCKFLFIGRAGPKMIASWLEKVTGWEMDQESLIGLGEKIFNLKRMYNVRLGISRKDDTLSPRMLAEPKPDGKAAGVVPHLGLMLSEYYRLRGWSKEGIPAPETLDRQGLGWTLDYLDR from the coding sequence ATGGGATACGGTTTTTGGGGAATACTTCTAGACGTGGATCTCAAGACGGGCCAGATAGAGGAGAGACAGGTGCCCGAAGAAGACTATCGCCGGTATCTCGGGGGAAGCGGACTGGCCGCGAAGATCCTCTTCGAGGAACTCGATCCTAGGGTGGATCCCCTGGCCCCTGAAAACACCCTGGCTTTCATGGCCGGGCTCGTCACGGGAACCGTTGTTCCCTGTGCCTGCCGGACGGTGATCTGTGCGAGATCGCCCCTCACGGGGATCTGGAACGAGTCGGCAGCAGGGGGTTACTGGGGAGCAAATCTGCGGTTCAGCGGCTACGACGGGATCATCATAAGAAACTGGTCCGAGAAGCCGGTCTACCTCTGGGTGTCGGATCAGGGGGTCGAGCTTCGCGATGCGACCCACCTGTGGGGAATGGATACATTTGAGACCGACGAGGCGCTCCGCCGGGAGACCCACCCGAGGGCCAGGGTGGCGGCCATCGGCCCGGCTGGAGAGAGAATGGTACGGTTCGCCTCGGTCACTTACGAGGGGAGAATGTCTCGGGCCTCCGGCCGGGCAGGGATGGGTGCCATCATGGGATCCAAGAATCTCAAGGCCGTCGTAGCGTATGGCAAGAAGCGAGTCGACTTGAAGGACAAGGACGGACTCCACAGGCTGCTCAGGGAGGACGTGCCCATCTTGAAGAAGGGCGCTGCCGGACTGACCGCCTACGGAACACCTGGAGGAGTCGAGGCTGTCGAGTTTACCGGTGATCTCCCCATCAAGAACTGGCAGCTTGGAACCTACAAGGAGGGAGCTAACAAGACGGCAGGTCAGACCAACTTACCCAGGTATCTCGATTCCCATCACACCTGTCATGCCTGTCCGATCCGATGTGCGAAGACCGTTCGAATCACCGAGGGTCCCTATGCTGGGATCTCCGGCCATCAGCCGGAATACGAAACCATTGCCGGATTTGGGGCGAATTGCCTCAACGACAACTGGGAAGTTATCGCAGCGGCCAATGACAAGTGCAACAGGTACGGTCTCGACACGATCTCCACCAGTGCCGCAGTGGCTTTCACAATGGAGGCTTACGAACATGGGATCATCACAAAGGAGGAGACCGACGGTGTCGAGGCCACCTGGGGAAGTGCCGAAGCCATCCTGAAGGTCGTCGACCTCATCGCTGAGAGGAGAGCCCTGGGAGATCTTCTCGCTCAAGGAACCCGCCGGGCCGCTCAAAAACTGGGAGGACTGGCCCCGGAGTTCCTGGCACAAGCCAAGGGGCTGGAGATAGCCTTTCATGATCCCCGGGGCTTCACTTCCATGGCGGTCAACTACGCTACGGCGAACCGGGGGGGATGCCATCTGGAAGGCCTGACCTACTTCATCGGCCGGGGAGTTCCATTGGCCGACATGGGATATACCGAACCGCCGCCTGCCCACGTTACAGAGGGCAAGGCAAAACTCTGCTACGATCTCCAGAACTACATGGCGATCTTCAACCCCCTCGGTCTGTGCAAGTTTCTCTTCATCGGCCGGGCGGGGCCAAAGATGATCGCCTCTTGGCTGGAGAAGGTAACCGGATGGGAGATGGACCAGGAGAGCCTGATCGGGCTGGGAGAAAAGATCTTCAATCTCAAACGAATGTACAACGTTCGACTCGGCATCAGTCGAAAAGACGATACCCTTTCTCCCAGAATGCTGGCCGAGCCCAAACCCGATGGAAAAGCCGCCGGTGTGGTTCCCCACCTGGGGCTCATGCTCTCGGAATACTATCGACTCAGAGGATGGTCGAAAGAGGGAATCCCGGCACCTGAAACGCTCGACAGGCAGGGACTCGGCTGGACTCTCGACTATCTTGACAGATAG
- a CDS encoding potassium channel protein produces MDIIKQVKFGLAFLLLVLVGGTLGYSLIEGWDPLDGLYMTVITITTVGYREVAPLSHGGMIFTMVLILTSVGMVAFIVVGMARIMVEGEIRRILGRRKLEKRIGGLKDHYIICGFGRIGSYICRELADNPLDFVIVERDPEVTQRIEEQNYIYVRGDATDDETLLKAGVRSARCLVATVASDADNLYITLTARQLNPKLHILSRATDENAQKKLLSAGANKVVSPYLIGAHRMAMALLRPAVVDFMEIAMQRRSLQLQLEEIKVHHVDRLPSTVLRDSGIRSDLDLIVVGVKKESGKTIYNPSSETRIEPGDTLITMGERKNLDRLERLVGFKAELGDLG; encoded by the coding sequence TTGGACATTATCAAACAAGTCAAATTCGGCCTCGCCTTTCTCCTTCTGGTCCTGGTCGGTGGTACCCTGGGATACTCTCTGATAGAGGGATGGGACCCTCTTGACGGACTCTACATGACGGTGATTACGATCACTACCGTGGGATACCGCGAGGTGGCGCCCCTCTCTCACGGGGGGATGATATTCACCATGGTCCTGATTCTCACGAGTGTGGGCATGGTGGCCTTTATCGTCGTCGGAATGGCCAGAATCATGGTGGAGGGAGAGATCCGGAGAATCCTTGGGAGGAGAAAATTGGAGAAGAGAATCGGCGGTCTCAAAGATCACTATATCATCTGCGGCTTCGGGCGGATCGGGAGTTATATCTGCAGGGAGTTGGCAGACAACCCTCTGGACTTTGTCATTGTGGAAAGAGATCCGGAGGTCACTCAAAGAATCGAAGAACAGAACTACATCTATGTCCGGGGGGATGCAACAGACGACGAAACCCTTCTCAAGGCCGGAGTCAGATCCGCCAGATGCCTTGTAGCCACAGTGGCAAGCGATGCGGACAACCTCTATATCACCTTGACAGCCAGACAGCTCAACCCGAAACTCCATATCCTGAGCCGTGCCACCGACGAGAACGCCCAGAAAAAGCTGCTCTCCGCAGGAGCCAACAAGGTTGTTTCCCCTTATCTGATCGGGGCACACCGCATGGCCATGGCACTCCTCAGGCCCGCTGTCGTCGATTTCATGGAGATCGCCATGCAGAGGAGGAGTCTCCAACTCCAACTCGAGGAGATCAAGGTCCACCATGTGGACCGCCTCCCGTCCACCGTGCTCCGCGACTCCGGTATCCGCAGCGATCTCGATCTGATCGTGGTGGGTGTCAAGAAGGAATCCGGCAAGACGATCTACAATCCTTCGTCTGAAACCCGCATTGAGCCGGGGGACACCCTGATCACCATGGGGGAGCGAAAGAATCTGGACAGATTGGAAAGGCTCGTCGGATTCAAGGCAGAGCTCGGGGATCTCGGGTAG